The Littorina saxatilis isolate snail1 linkage group LG15, US_GU_Lsax_2.0, whole genome shotgun sequence genome contains a region encoding:
- the LOC138948589 gene encoding uncharacterized protein, translating to MSVFSSRTSGYKAGVMLLFFSAIAFFVGYATPFWAYDSTSSSDSSYLGLWMVCASATSYGASRTRCVTYPLDFLFPWFHAVRALECFSLIGLFAACVYALATNCCRSFPGPVTRILEALSAGSGVLGFIGCMVYAGEVKSKAYISWSFYLCTIGSVLCVVAAIIIAVCNKPLPTSAVGAGGQVITMATISQGQSYTTAGGQAQAQPYGNAQPYGNPQAYGNAQPYGYPQAYGNAQPYGNPQAYGNAQPYGNPPPYGNPQTYPSSQPDQTVKAP from the exons ATGTCTGTGTTCTCCAGTCGCACTTCAGGCTACAAAGCGGGAGTGATGCTCTTGTTTTTCTCCGCCATTGCTTTTTTCGTGGGCTACGCTACTCCCTTTTGGGCCTATGATTCTACATCGTCGTCTGACAGCTCCTACCTAGGGCTTTGGATGGTGTGTGCATCGGCGACAAGTTATGGTGCCTCCCGCACTAGATGTGTCACGTACCCTTTGGATTTTCTCTTCC CATGGTTCCACGCCGTTAGGGCCCTGGAGTGTTTCTCTCTGATTGGTCTGTTCGCGGCCTGTGTCTACGCCCTCGCCACAAACTGCTGTCGCTCCTTTCCAGGACCTGTGACTAGGATTCTTGAGGCTTTGTCTGCCGGTTCTG gagTGCTAGGGTTCATAGGCTGCATGGTCTACGCTGGAGAGGTAAAGAGCAAAGCATATATCAGCTGGTCCTTCTACCTGTGCACCATTGGGAGTGTTCTCTGCGTCGTTGCTGCTATCATCATCGCCGTGTGCAACAAACCCCTGCCCACCAGCGCTGTTGGGGCCGGGGGTCAAGTCATCACCATGGCAACCATCTCACAAGGTCAAAGTTACACAACGGCAGGAGGTCAGGCTCAAGCTCAGCCCTACGGGAATGCTCAGCCGTATGGGAACCCTCAGGCTTACGGGAATGCTCAGCCGTACGGATACCCTCAGGCTTACGGGAATGCTCAGCCGTATGGGAACCCTCAGGCTTACGGGAATGCTCAGCCGTATGGGAATCCCCCGCCCTACGGAAATCCCCAAACGTACCCTAGTTCCCAGCCAGACCAGACCGTAAAGGCACCATAG